In the Eptesicus fuscus isolate TK198812 chromosome 12, DD_ASM_mEF_20220401, whole genome shotgun sequence genome, one interval contains:
- the KAT14 gene encoding cysteine-rich protein 2-binding protein: MDSNIHLGSLISRHDDEATRTSTSEGLEEGEVEGETLLIVESEDQASVDLSHDQSGDSLNSDEGDVSWMEEQLSYFCDKCQKWIPASQLREQLSYLKGDNFFRFTCSDCSEDGKEQYERLKLTWQQVVMLAMYNLSLEGSGRQGYFRWKEDICAFIEKHWTFLLGNRKKTSTWWSTVAGCLSVGSPMYFRSGAQEFGEPGWWKLVHNKPPTMKPEGEKLSASALKVKASKPTLDPIITVEGLRKRASRNPVESAMELKEKRCRTQEAKDIRRAQKEAAGFLDRSTSSTPVKFISRGRRPDVILEKGEVIDFSSLSSSDRTPLTSPSPSPSLDFSAPGTPASHSATPSLLSEADLIPDVMPPQALFHDDDELEGDGVIDPGMEYVPPPAGSAASGTVPGGRKKVRAPEHIKQEEDSEEEKPDRMDIDSEDTDSNTSLQTRAREKRKPQLEKDRKPKGPKYTPVSIYEEKLLLKRLEACPSAVAMTPEARRLKRKLIVRQAKRDRGLPLFDLDQVVNAALLLVDGIYGAKEGVSRLPAGQATYRTTCQDFRILDRYQTALPSRKGFRHQTTKFLYRLVGSEDLAVDQSIISPYTSRILKPYIRRDYETKPPKLQLLSQIRYHLHRNDPHWMPEPDAPLDYCYVRPNHIPTINSMCQEFFWPGIDLSECLQYPDFSVVVLYKKVIIAFGFMVPDVKYNEAYISFLFVHPEWRRAGIATFMIYHLIQTCMGKDVTLHVSASNPAMLLYQKFGFKTEEYVLDFYDKYYPLESTECKHAFFLRLRR; the protein is encoded by the exons AACCTCTACCTCAGAAGGACTGGAGGAGGGTGAAGTGGAGGGGGAGACTCTCCTGATTGTTGAATCGGAGGACCAGGCATCAGTGGACTTGTCTCACGATCAGAGTGGGGATTCCCTCAACAGTGATGAAGGAGATGTGTCCTGGATGGAGGAGCAGCTGTCCTACTTCTGTGACAAATGCCAAAAATGGATCCCAGCCA gTCAGCTGAGGGAACAGCTCAGTTACCTTAAGGGTGATAATTTTTTTAGGTTTACTTGTTCCGATTGCTCAGAAGATGGCAAGGAGCAGTATGAAAGGCTGAAGCTAACATGGCAGCAA gTTGTCATGTTGGCAATGTACAACTTGTCTCTGGAAGGAAGTGGACGTCAAGGTTATTTCAGGTGGAAAGAGGATATCTGTGCTTTTATTGAGAAACATTGGACTTTTTTACTAGGGAATAg GAAAAAAACTTCGACCTGGTGGAGCACAGTAGCAGGTTGCCTCAGCGTGGGAAGTCCTATGTACTTCCGTTCAGGTGCTCAGGAATTCGGAGAACCAGGATGGTGGAAACTTGTTCACAACAAGCCTCCGACAATGAAACCTGAAGGAGAGAAGTTGTCTGCCTCTGCTTTGAAAGTAAAAG CCTCAAAACCAACTTTAGATCCCATCATTACTGTTGAGGGACTTAGGAAACGGGCGAGTCGAAATCCTGTGGAATCGGCCATGGAATTGAAAGAGAAAAGATGTCGTACTCAGGAAGCGAAAGACATTAGAAGAGCCCAGAAGGAAGCTGCTGGCTTTCTTGACAGGAGCACTTCTTCGACCCCTGTAAAGTTCATCAGCCGAGGTCGCAGGCCAGATGTGATTCTAGAAAAAGGAGAAGTGATCGACTTTTCATCCTTGAGCTCCTCTGACCGCACCCCGCTGACTAGCCcgtctccatctccctctctggaTTTCTCTGCCCCTGGGACCCCTGCCTCTCACTCAGCCACGCCCAGCTTGCTTTCAGAAGCGGATCTGATTCCAGATGTGATGCCACCACAAGCCTTATTTCACG ATGATGATGAGTTGGAAGGTGATGGAGTCATAGACCCAGGGATGGAGTATGTCCCGCCCCCTGCTGGGTCAGCCGCTTCTGGGACAGTGCCTGGGGGCAGGAAGAAGGTCAGAGCACCTGAACATATAAAGCAGGAGGAAGACAGTGAGGAGGAAAAACCTGACAGGATGGACATTGACAGTGAAGACACAGATTCCAACACATCTTTGCAAACAAGGGCTCGAGAAAAGAGGAAGCCACAGCTGGAGAAGGACAGGAAACCCAAAGGGCCCAAGTACACGCCTGTTAGCATCTATGAGGAGAAGCTGCTCCTGAAGAGGCTGGAAGCTTGTCCCAGTGCCGTTGCCATGACCCCAGAAGCTCGGAGACTGAAACGCAAACTGATTGTCAGACAAGCAAAAAGGGATCGGGGATTACCACTTTTTGACTTGGATCAAGTGGTTAATGCTGCTCTTCTGTTAGTTGATGGGATTTATGGAGCCAAAGAAGGAGTGTCTAGGCTTCCAGCTGGCCAAGCCACATACAGAACCACCTGTCAGGACTTCAGAATCCTTGACCGATACCAG actGCCTTGCCATCCAGGAAAGGATTTCGGCACCAAACCACCAAGTTTTTGTACCGTTTAGTGGGATCGGAAGATTTGGCTGTGGACCAGAGTATTATCAGCCCTTATACTTCTCGGATCTTGAAACCGTACATCAG GCGCGATTATGAAACAAAGCCACCCAAACTGCAGCTCCTGTCACAGATTCGTTACCACCTGCACAGAAATGACCCTCACTGGATGCCGGAGCCCGATGCACCTCTCGATTACTGCTATGTCCGGCCAAATCACATCCCAACGATCAACTCTATGTGTCAGGAGTTTTTCTGGCCTG GCATTGACCTCTCTGAGTGCCTGCAGTACCCAGACTTCAGTGTTGTCGTCCTTTATAAAAAAGTTATCATTGCTTTTGGCTTCATGGTTCCTGACGTGAAGTACAACGAAGCTTACATTTCATTTCTGTTTGTCCACCCTGAATGGAGAAGAGCAGGGATTGCAACTTTCATGATTTATCATCTGATCCAG ACCTGCATGGGCAAGGATGTAACTCTTCACGTCTCAGCAAGCAACCCAGCAATGCTGCTGTACCAGAAGTTTGGATTCAAGACTGAGGAATATGTTTTAGATTTTTATGATAAGTATTACCCCTTGGAGAGCACAGAGTGTAAACATGCGTTCTTTCTGAGGCTCCGACGCTGA